From the Planktothrix sp. FACHB-1365 genome, the window ATTTAGTTATAAAGATGATCAAGGAAAATCCCAAACTCGCTATGTTCATTTAGTCCAAAAACGAGGTCAACCCGGAGAACCGTTAGTGAAATTAACCTTAAAACCCAAAGAAACCAGACCTGTTAAAGTTGATTTTTTGTATCCTCCAGATGCGTCTGCGCCTCAAGTTTTGACGGTGCAAACATTACCGTTAAAATAAAATAGTCCAGTTTTGGGCTGTTTTATTGATTTTCAAAAAATCTTTCCAGTTGGGCTAGGAACAACACAGGTACGGCGTTTAGAGTTACAATTTCAAGCATTCTCGTCAGATTAATCGGGGAAATTAAGATGAAAATGGATTGGAACTCGAAGTTAGGGAACCGTGAGATCGCAGGTTTAACGGGATTAGCAACCGTGGGTTTAGTCTTCGTACAGACCCTATTCTCCCCCCTGAGCGCGGCTCAAAGCTTCTCTTGTACTGGACGAATGAATAATGGGTGGACTTACTCAGCCCAGTTTCTCGACGGACGTTTTACCCAAATTCGTTGGGAACGCTCTGGACAACCGCCCCAAGTCTCAACTCTCGAATTCATCTCTAGCAATGACAAAGGCCAACCCATCTACAAAGGTTCCTTAATGGCAGCCGTAACAGTGACTTTAGTGGATCTCTCTGGTGGCAATGTTCAACCCGGTTCGCAAATTTCTGTTGGTGTGGAAGAATGGGGCTGGAGTCGAGGAAACTGTAGTCTCTGATCAAAAAAAATAAGCGGGATGGGGGAAACGAGCGCGTCTTTAGACCTGAGAGGTAAGTGACATTGCGGTTAAACCCCCGTGTCTTTTCTGATTCTTAGAATCCAGATTTTACGATCAGGAATTTTCTGGTTATCTCCTGTAGAGAGGGATAACAAACATTAGACACCTGATCACAGGTTAATAGAGAGTTATATGGATAAGTCTTTGAGAAATTGGGTTTCGGGAGTTCTCCTCGTTGCTCCTGTTTTCTTAACGAGTTGCTCTCTGAATTTATCCTTACCCCAACTTAATGAAAGCGATAAGGCAGAATTTGTCATGCAAGCTATGACCACTGGACAACAAGCTTATTATGAAGCCAATGGTCAGTTTGCCAATTCCATTCAAGGGTTATCTTTAAATGCCAATTTAGACACCGGAGAATATCGCTACAGCATTAACACAGAAGGTCAATATGCTCAAACTGTGGTGATGACGGCGGCGGCGAAACAAGAGGGACTACCGAGTTATGCTGGAGTTGTGACGGTTAACAAAACTGAAGGGGGTGTGATGGCTTTGGCTAATATTTGTAAAACCGATCAACCCTCCACCGAACCTCCGGCTTTGTCCTCAACTCCAACACCGGGAGAAGGGTTAAAATGTCCTGCGGGTTCGAGTCCAGTTCAGTAGGACTGATGAGGATAAGTTCAGGAAAATAGGTTTGGTAACGGGTGGCATCACGAGTTAGCAGGGTGTACCCGCACACCTTGGCATGAGCGCCAATATAGAAATCTGGTAAAGGCGATCGCCTCACACCACCCCGGCGACGATATTGTAAAAAGGCTTGACCCGCTAAAAATGCCGCCTCATAAGGTAATGCGTCTCTCTGAAAAAAGCTATAAGATAATACCGATTCGACTTCCGTTACATCTTTAAACCCAATGGATACTTCTGCATAAATAATAGGGTTGATATGCAGTGTTCCGGTTTGGGCATAATCAGCCAGTTGCGCTGATGACCAATCAAACCAATGGGGATCGTCCGTTAATACATCCAGAATCACATTAGTTTTAGGATAGCCCCTCTATTTTACCCCATGCCCAAACCTCAGAAACCCGGTTTCTTTGTTAAGTCTTGGTAGAAGCGATCGAGATGCTGCTAGAAACCCGGTTTCTTGCCTCTTAGACTTGCCCTCGCTACACTAGAGCCATAAACCTTCATCCCCCAACTCCAAAATGCAAATCACCATTGAAATCCCCGATGAATACATTCAACAACTCCAACCCAACCTAGAAAACTTCTCCCAACGCATCCTAGAAACCTTAGTGGTCGAATCCTACAACGCTCAAAAGCTAACCACTGCTGAAGTCGGACGGATTCTCAACCTGAACCGCTTTGAAGTCGAAACGTTGAATTAGGGAAAGAGTGGCGTAATTCTGTGGAGTAGGTTAATCAATTCCAATTCTCCCCTTTAATGAAACCGCAGCGATCGCATATCAACAACTCCGAAAATCTTACCCTCGTTTAGAGACTATGGATCTAAAAAATGTTGCTATTTTATCCCATTTTGAGAAATCTTTAAATCACACCCAAACCCGTATATTTTCGTAACTCAGGGGGCTGGAGTCCTAAGACAATATCCTCTTTTAATACACCCCTAGCCAAGAATTCATCCGTTAAAGAACAGTCAGTTTGATTGCGCTGAATCCAGATTTTTTCCCCCCGAATTTCTAAATGAATCAAACAGGTATAAATTCTCCGTTGCCCATTCCAACCCAAATCAACCAACAAATATCGGTCTGTTTGCTGATCAAAAACGGTCTGCGATTCAATTTCCCCACCCAAGGGATTCCCGGCTGCATATTCTGATAATAGTTCCTGAATAATTTGGCGATATTTAGCTAATTTATCCATTGTAATAATTTTAAATCAGAATTAGAAAAGTAGAGAGACGCGCCGTGGCACGTCTCTACGGGGTTAAGCTAGAACAAAATCGACATCGTTACTGCCACCTGTTTCTCCTTGACCAGAGGTTAATTTTTGACCATTAACTTCTACTGCAAAGGGGGTACTACTTAAAGTTGAAAGATTATAATCGGTTTTTGCAGCCGTATATCCAACACTAGCAATCATTTTCCGGCCAGCGTCAGTGTATTGGAAAGCCATCATTTGACTTTTGTTGTTTTTATTATCTTTGGCCCAAATCACCATATATTGTTGGCCTTGATAATCAAAAACTTTAGGTTCTCGAATGGGAACATAACGACCGGGTTCCCCAAAACTCGCATCTAAAAAGCTCTGCACAGAACTCGGTTGAACTACAGCATAACTCACTTGTTCTGGAGAAGCTGCGATCGCGTCCCCTTGACTTTCATCTACAACCTCCTCTTTACCTCGATTTTTGAAATAATCGACGGCTACTTTAGTCCCAATAGCGCCCGCAGTGGCAATTCCTGCGCCAATTAAAAAGTTACGAAGTCTGTTATCAGCCATTTTTTCTCCAGATTGGCATTCAATAATTTTTTATGTTTGGAAATGAATTCCAATAATGCTAAAATTGTAGCA encodes:
- a CDS encoding type IV pilin-like G/H family protein, with the translated sequence MDKSLRNWVSGVLLVAPVFLTSCSLNLSLPQLNESDKAEFVMQAMTTGQQAYYEANGQFANSIQGLSLNANLDTGEYRYSINTEGQYAQTVVMTAAAKQEGLPSYAGVVTVNKTEGGVMALANICKTDQPSTEPPALSSTPTPGEGLKCPAGSSPVQ
- a CDS encoding UPF0175 family protein; its protein translation is MQITIEIPDEYIQQLQPNLENFSQRILETLVVESYNAQKLTTAEVGRILNLNRFEVETLN
- a CDS encoding type II toxin-antitoxin system VapC family toxin, which encodes MILDVLTDDPHWFDWSSAQLADYAQTGTLHINPIIYAEVSIGFKDVTEVESVLSYSFFQRDALPYEAAFLAGQAFLQYRRRGGVRRSPLPDFYIGAHAKVCGYTLLTRDATRYQTYFPELILISPTELDSNPQDILTLLPVLELRTKPEVRWRVDRFYKY
- a CDS encoding XisI protein, which encodes MDKLAKYRQIIQELLSEYAAGNPLGGEIESQTVFDQQTDRYLLVDLGWNGQRRIYTCLIHLEIRGEKIWIQRNQTDCSLTDEFLARGVLKEDIVLGLQPPELRKYTGLGVI